A single window of Pseudarthrobacter defluvii DNA harbors:
- a CDS encoding PH domain-containing protein — protein MRKILVPGEQVIVTTRPQARKLTGAALAFVLAPALGAYASAWIIRGGAARLAPALGRQWMPWLVTACVLAVAAVWLGYCLPRLLRWQGTRYTLTSQRIVARYGLLNRRDQQVNLASVRNLTVHESFLQRLVRSGNISLETGYQGVVTFRDVPEVARFRDFILDAIGELPDESGAQPGGATYYPAGVFPEDMREGGRDDR, from the coding sequence ATGCGTAAAATCCTCGTTCCCGGGGAGCAGGTCATCGTCACAACCCGCCCGCAGGCCAGGAAGCTTACCGGCGCAGCCCTGGCTTTCGTGCTCGCCCCGGCGCTGGGGGCCTATGCCAGCGCCTGGATCATCCGTGGCGGTGCCGCACGCCTTGCGCCCGCGCTCGGCCGCCAGTGGATGCCGTGGCTCGTCACCGCCTGCGTCCTGGCGGTTGCAGCGGTGTGGCTTGGCTACTGCCTTCCCCGCCTGCTGCGCTGGCAGGGCACCCGCTACACCTTGACCAGCCAGCGGATCGTGGCTCGGTACGGGCTGCTGAACCGGCGGGACCAGCAGGTGAACCTGGCATCGGTGCGTAACCTGACGGTCCACGAATCCTTCCTGCAGCGTCTGGTGCGCTCCGGGAATATATCCTTGGAAACCGGGTACCAGGGCGTGGTGACCTTTCGCGACGTGCCCGAGGTTGCAAGGTTCCGCGACTTTATCCTCGACGCGATCGGGGAACTGCCGGATGAAAGCGGGGCCCAGCCGGGCGGCGCAACGTATTACCCTGCCGGCGTGTTTCCGGAGGACATGAGAGAAGGTGGACGGGATGACCGATGA
- a CDS encoding adenylate/guanylate cyclase domain-containing protein codes for MTDEDQQERVDSIAPGTAAFDPSAGDPDGDPSGSEPRADAVRPAVDRHPPTGAMSAERLAMKALEARLLGGERKLRRREVAAGAGLSLLSARKLWRALGFPNFGDEDVAFTERDQAALSTVVDLVRAGKLTEEAAISVTRSIGQMTDRMVVWQIEALVEDMVHEQGVTDAVARKRLVNELPALVDALEEVLVYSWRRQLNAGVQRLAVRAEAGLQASEEGREGDEDDAPLPLARAVGFADLVSYTSLSRRMNEKTLARLVQRFENKCAEIISVGGGRLVKTVGDEVLYIAETPAAGAEISLALAEAFTEDEILPEARVAMVWGRILSRLGDIYGPTVNLAARLTTLADPGTVLVDSMTASALEQDERFVLLPKDPENVRGFGEILPVRLTRGRGRGLVLD; via the coding sequence ATGACCGATGAGGACCAGCAGGAACGCGTCGACAGCATCGCACCCGGCACCGCCGCCTTTGACCCTTCAGCCGGCGACCCCGACGGCGACCCCTCGGGGTCCGAACCCCGCGCGGACGCGGTGCGGCCCGCCGTCGACCGGCACCCTCCCACCGGTGCCATGTCCGCCGAGCGCCTTGCCATGAAGGCGCTCGAAGCCCGACTGCTCGGCGGGGAACGCAAGCTCCGCCGTCGTGAAGTTGCCGCCGGCGCCGGACTCTCACTGCTCTCCGCCCGCAAACTCTGGCGCGCCCTGGGGTTCCCGAACTTCGGCGACGAGGACGTCGCTTTCACCGAACGCGACCAGGCCGCTCTGTCCACGGTGGTGGACCTGGTCCGCGCCGGAAAGCTCACGGAGGAAGCGGCCATCTCCGTGACCCGCTCCATCGGCCAGATGACCGACCGCATGGTGGTCTGGCAGATCGAGGCGCTGGTGGAGGACATGGTCCACGAACAGGGCGTTACGGATGCCGTGGCCCGCAAGCGGCTGGTCAACGAACTGCCCGCGCTGGTGGACGCCCTCGAGGAAGTCCTGGTGTACTCCTGGCGCCGCCAGCTCAACGCCGGTGTCCAGCGGCTCGCCGTCCGCGCCGAGGCCGGGCTGCAGGCCAGCGAAGAGGGTCGGGAAGGCGACGAGGATGACGCGCCGCTGCCCCTGGCCCGCGCAGTGGGTTTCGCGGACCTGGTGTCCTACACAAGCCTGTCCCGCCGGATGAACGAAAAAACACTCGCCCGGCTGGTCCAGCGCTTTGAAAACAAGTGCGCCGAAATCATCTCGGTGGGCGGCGGCAGGCTGGTCAAGACCGTGGGCGATGAAGTCCTCTACATCGCCGAAACCCCGGCGGCCGGCGCCGAGATTTCCCTGGCGCTCGCCGAGGCCTTCACCGAGGACGAGATCCTTCCCGAGGCCCGGGTGGCCATGGTGTGGGGCAGGATCCTGTCCCGGCTTGGCGATATTTACGGTCCCACGGTGAACCTGGCAGCACGCCTGACCACCCTTGCCGATCCGGGCACGGTGCTGGTGGACTCCATGACGGCGTCCGCGCTGGAGCAGGATGAGCGGTTCGTCCTGCTCCCGAAGGACCCGGAAAACGTCCGGGGCTTCGGCGAGATCCTCCCCGTCCGCCTCACCCGCGGACGCGGTAGGGGCCTGGTGCTGGACTAA